The following proteins are encoded in a genomic region of Amphiura filiformis chromosome 11, Afil_fr2py, whole genome shotgun sequence:
- the LOC140164215 gene encoding proline-rich transmembrane protein 1-like, translating into MDQKQDNGYQIGQGFPLQQGYLQQGNPQQSYRQQGKGVQYNPKQYTQPNDYMCCAIFVTICCCLPLGIVAIVKSTWVRTRLASGDTAGAEEASRSAKCWSIAALVTGLLVIFTAAALLVLRIADGAVNNFDTSGAFEANYI; encoded by the exons ATGGACCAAAAACAGGATAATG GTTATCAGATAGGACAGGGCTTTCCACTTCAGCAAGGATATCTGCAGCAGGGAAATCCACAGCAAAGTTATCGACAGCAAGGAAAAGGTGTTCAATACAACCCT aaaCAATATACTCAACCTAACGATTACATGTGTTGTGCGATTTTCGTAACGATTTGTTGCTGTCTGCCGTTGGGAATTGTAGCGATTGTCAAATCAACATGG GTTCGCACTAGGTTAGCATCTGGCGATACAGCAGGAGCCGAGGAAGCATCTCGTTCAGCGAAATGTTGGTCTATTGCCGCTTTAGTCACTGGACTACTTGTGATATTTACTGCCGCCGCCTTACTCGTATTAAGAATTGCTGATGGAGCCGTTAATAATTTTGACACATCTGGTGCCTTTGAGGCTAATTATATTTAA